The Mucilaginibacter mallensis genome has a segment encoding these proteins:
- a CDS encoding nuclear transport factor 2 family protein, with product MKKYNISAIKCLAPFLLAACLCTSCKNQHQETNDVGIDSVAVKDSITALTVNITHDLSTKGPVAWLNYFQDNPNFFMANEGQLALHNYQSAKAFIQDTLVKSINKINLQWSHTRIDVLSQNIAAIGSDFHEDITFAWGQTTPFDGYFTGVAIKTPKGWKLRNAHWSIKPPSK from the coding sequence ATGAAGAAGTATAACATTTCAGCCATTAAATGTTTGGCGCCTTTTTTATTGGCGGCTTGTTTATGTACATCTTGCAAAAACCAGCATCAGGAAACAAATGATGTTGGTATTGATAGCGTGGCTGTAAAAGACAGCATAACTGCCCTCACCGTTAATATAACTCATGACCTCTCTACCAAAGGCCCGGTTGCATGGCTTAATTATTTCCAGGATAACCCCAATTTTTTTATGGCGAATGAGGGTCAGTTGGCATTGCATAATTATCAATCGGCAAAAGCATTTATACAGGATACCCTGGTTAAAAGCATCAACAAAATAAACCTGCAATGGAGCCATACCCGGATTGATGTATTGTCACAGAACATTGCCGCTATTGGCAGCGATTTTCATGAGGATATTACTTTTGCGTGGGGTCAAACCACGCCTTTTGATGGTTACTTCACAGGCGTAGCCATTAAAACCCCAAAAGGCTGGAAGCTGAGGAATGCGCACTGGTCGATAAAACCTCCCTCTAAATAA
- a CDS encoding ABC transporter permease, whose product MFKSYFKTAFRFLLKNKTFSFINIIGLATGTLCCLYILLYVQDQYSYDKQHKNVNDVYRVTTTLQLPGDNHKNSTCSPPIVPAMKHDFAEIEQYTRAVPAENFGAPKTLLTYKEKSFYEKDLVYVDSTFFDIFNYHFANGTPVKCLNEPYTVVLVKAVAIKLFGNEDPVGKVITLNNGFGRHDFKVNGVIDESLGKTNIKGSIFIAMNSGGMGDYTMKDQDWGGNNFTYSFIRLRPGASAALLESKLPSFLNKYGAQQMKAIGMTKQLHLQPVRGIHTTSDYEVEMSKTVSPSFLNILLLIAILIQVIACINFMNLSTARASKRAKEVGVRKVIGAGKFDLIKQFLGESFLLAFIGVIIALPLLWLLLPYLNQLTQSDIQLSIFTDYRLWLMLMVLILITGFVAGSYPAFYLSAFKAVKVIKGNFSNQVSAAGIRRSLVVFQFVLSIVLITGIIIIYSQLSYIKNKDLGFDKNQKLVFSFYTSDTQKQLDAYANDLRQLAEVKVVSKSDNYLSQFVPHDHGVYPAGGNMTTAIDAQNIITDENVLKANGIKLISGRNFRLNDTGKVLINETLAKRLGLTLDKAPGTRLYTQYGNNPLTFVEVAGVMKDFNYNSLHADIKAFMFVYDNNPGSFNDLVVSVNSKNYKELLSKIEAIWHKDMPSTPFEYLFLDQEVQKQYEAEITMSQIINSFTLMAILISCLGLFGLAAFSAEQRNKEIGIRKVLGASVSGIVQLLSKDFLQLVLISFVIATPIAWYAMNKWLQAFAYRISLSWWMFALAGVIAVFIALFTVSFQAIKAALSNPIKSLKTE is encoded by the coding sequence ATGTTTAAAAGCTATTTTAAAACCGCCTTTCGTTTTTTGCTAAAAAACAAAACATTCAGTTTTATTAATATTATTGGCCTGGCCACAGGTACACTGTGTTGTTTGTATATATTATTATATGTGCAGGATCAGTACAGTTATGATAAGCAGCATAAAAATGTAAATGATGTTTACCGCGTTACCACAACGCTGCAATTACCCGGCGATAATCATAAAAACTCAACCTGCTCGCCGCCTATTGTGCCGGCCATGAAACATGATTTTGCCGAAATTGAACAATATACCCGTGCTGTACCCGCCGAAAACTTTGGTGCGCCAAAAACACTGCTTACTTACAAGGAAAAATCCTTTTATGAAAAAGACCTGGTTTATGTCGATTCTACATTCTTCGATATATTCAACTACCACTTCGCCAATGGCACCCCGGTAAAATGTTTAAACGAACCTTACACTGTTGTACTCGTTAAAGCTGTTGCTATTAAACTTTTCGGTAACGAAGATCCCGTTGGCAAAGTTATAACCCTCAACAATGGCTTTGGCAGGCACGACTTTAAAGTAAACGGTGTTATTGACGAAAGCCTTGGCAAAACCAACATAAAGGGCAGCATATTTATTGCCATGAACAGCGGGGGCATGGGCGATTACACCATGAAAGACCAGGACTGGGGAGGCAATAATTTCACCTACTCTTTTATACGCTTAAGGCCGGGCGCCAGTGCTGCTTTACTCGAAAGTAAACTGCCGTCATTTTTAAACAAATACGGTGCCCAGCAAATGAAAGCCATAGGCATGACCAAGCAATTGCACTTGCAACCCGTTAGGGGCATCCACACCACCTCAGACTATGAGGTAGAAATGTCAAAAACGGTTAGCCCGTCATTCCTGAATATTTTATTGCTCATTGCCATACTCATACAGGTAATAGCCTGTATAAACTTCATGAACCTTTCAACCGCGCGCGCATCAAAACGGGCCAAGGAAGTTGGCGTGCGTAAGGTAATAGGCGCAGGCAAATTCGATCTGATAAAACAATTTTTAGGCGAATCATTCCTATTGGCGTTTATTGGGGTGATAATAGCGCTACCGCTTTTATGGTTACTACTCCCTTATCTTAATCAGCTTACCCAAAGTGACATTCAACTATCCATTTTTACCGATTATCGTTTATGGCTGATGCTCATGGTACTCATACTAATTACCGGCTTTGTTGCGGGCAGTTACCCAGCATTTTATCTTTCAGCATTTAAAGCGGTAAAGGTTATAAAAGGCAATTTCAGCAACCAGGTTTCTGCTGCGGGTATCCGCCGCTCATTGGTGGTATTTCAGTTTGTGTTGTCAATTGTATTGATAACCGGTATCATTATTATTTACAGCCAGTTAAGCTATATTAAAAACAAGGACCTGGGTTTCGATAAGAACCAAAAGCTGGTTTTCAGCTTTTATACCAGCGATACACAAAAGCAGCTGGATGCCTATGCTAATGACCTTCGCCAGCTGGCCGAGGTAAAGGTCGTTAGTAAATCCGATAATTATTTGAGCCAGTTTGTACCACATGACCATGGTGTTTACCCCGCCGGCGGTAATATGACCACCGCTATTGACGCGCAAAATATTATTACCGATGAAAACGTATTGAAAGCAAACGGCATAAAGTTAATAAGCGGTCGCAATTTCAGGCTGAACGATACCGGAAAGGTTTTGATAAACGAAACCCTGGCAAAAAGGCTTGGCCTAACTCTGGATAAAGCTCCCGGAACACGATTGTACACACAATATGGCAATAACCCGTTAACCTTTGTTGAGGTAGCCGGCGTGATGAAGGATTTCAACTACAACTCGCTGCATGCTGATATAAAGGCCTTTATGTTTGTTTATGATAACAACCCCGGCAGTTTTAATGATCTTGTGGTATCTGTCAACAGCAAAAACTATAAAGAATTGCTGAGCAAAATTGAAGCTATATGGCACAAGGATATGCCTTCAACGCCTTTTGAATATTTGTTTTTAGACCAGGAGGTACAAAAGCAATATGAGGCCGAGATCACCATGTCGCAGATCATCAATTCATTTACTTTAATGGCTATACTGATCTCATGTTTGGGTTTATTTGGTTTAGCTGCCTTTAGCGCCGAGCAACGAAACAAGGAAATAGGAATCCGCAAAGTATTAGGCGCAAGTGTAAGCGGCATAGTACAGTTATTATCTAAGGATTTTTTACAGCTGGTGCTTATCTCTTTTGTAATAGCAACCCCAATAGCATGGTACGCCATGAATAAGTGGCTACAGGCTTTTGCCTACCGTATATCCCTCAGCTGGTGGATGTTTGCCCTGGCCGGTGTGATAGCCGTGTTTATAGCCTTGTTCACGGTAAGCTTCCAGGCCATAAAAGCTGCGCTGAGCAATCCTATCAAAAGCTTAAAAACTGAATAG
- a CDS encoding zinc dependent phospholipase C family protein — protein sequence MKPLTVNRCLLILVVVLFLSPLSSKAYSVLTHEAVVDAGWQKYIRPLLKKKYPAATDSELHVAHSYAYGGCMIADMGYFPFGSKYFTNLAHYVRTGDFVMALLSESQNLNEYAFSIGALSHYMADKYGHSLGTNYAVPIMYNKVGKKYGKVATYEDNRVDHSRVEISFDVLQIARGNYPTQAYHDFIGFNVAKPVLERAFLKTYGQDINVVFGDLDLAISTFRWAVRSLLPTLTRSAWVMKKNDIKKLNPSATSKSFHYKMKKKDYRLEFGKTTQKATFEDDVIALFIEILPKVGPLRVLRIKEPDSTSEKLFIASFDTVSMHYAHAVVELQYENIKLANIDFDTGKPIKYGEYNLTDKTYDEMVDKLKDNKFENLTQSLKTDIIGFYNSADTSQSAKANPAEWKKTYLALQGIKQATPVKIDSLKTAKGLSYKTQ from the coding sequence ATGAAGCCACTTACTGTAAACAGGTGTTTACTTATACTTGTTGTTGTTCTGTTTTTGAGTCCCTTATCGTCAAAAGCCTATTCAGTACTCACGCATGAAGCGGTGGTAGATGCGGGTTGGCAAAAATATATTCGGCCCTTATTGAAAAAAAAATATCCGGCAGCCACAGATAGTGAGCTGCATGTTGCTCATTCATATGCCTATGGCGGGTGCATGATTGCTGATATGGGTTATTTTCCTTTTGGCAGTAAGTATTTTACCAACCTTGCACATTATGTTCGTACAGGTGATTTTGTAATGGCGCTGTTATCGGAATCGCAAAACTTAAATGAATATGCATTTTCAATTGGTGCATTAAGCCATTATATGGCTGATAAATATGGGCATTCATTAGGTACTAATTACGCAGTGCCAATAATGTATAACAAGGTTGGAAAGAAATACGGTAAGGTTGCTACTTATGAGGATAACCGGGTAGACCATAGCCGGGTTGAAATATCTTTTGATGTGCTGCAAATAGCCAGGGGTAATTATCCCACACAGGCCTATCATGATTTTATAGGCTTTAATGTAGCCAAGCCAGTATTGGAACGAGCCTTTTTGAAAACTTACGGACAGGATATTAATGTAGTATTCGGGGATCTTGACCTGGCTATTTCAACCTTTAGGTGGGCGGTTAGAAGCCTTTTGCCAACCCTTACACGATCTGCCTGGGTAATGAAAAAGAACGACATTAAAAAGTTGAACCCAAGCGCAACCAGTAAAAGCTTTCATTACAAAATGAAAAAGAAAGATTATCGGCTTGAATTTGGGAAAACAACACAAAAGGCAACTTTTGAAGATGATGTTATTGCCCTTTTTATAGAGATATTGCCTAAGGTTGGTCCGCTTAGGGTTTTAAGGATCAAAGAACCGGATTCAACGTCAGAGAAATTGTTTATAGCAAGTTTTGATACTGTAAGTATGCATTATGCGCACGCTGTTGTTGAATTGCAATACGAAAACATTAAGCTTGCCAATATTGATTTTGATACGGGAAAACCCATTAAGTATGGCGAATATAACCTTACCGATAAAACGTATGATGAGATGGTGGATAAGCTGAAGGATAATAAATTTGAAAATCTTACCCAATCGCTTAAAACAGATATAATAGGTTTTTACAATAGCGCTGATACCTCTCAATCTGCCAAAGCTAACCCTGCTGAATGGAAGAAGACCTATTTAGCCTTGCAGGGTATAAAGCAAGCAACGCCGGTAAAAATTGATAGTTTAAAAACCGCTAAAGGGCTAAGCTATAAAACACAGTAA
- a CDS encoding sensor histidine kinase — MRIYFFSRTDLPGRSAFYSYYIFQNLKAVKLTCIVYFLFCLLIRIIFTVYGTQVQTIAHIDSFSNANLLALAITPLFYFASIYLIGHYQTRSKFLAISQIFVFLFALYIITSGMRNSFFYMYNPRNTLLMYMTGLILASIFLTFEYYETILITLITGLLFSIMLPFYIHNFNELALNNLASLLLLTVFYFISRYSFSYRADNFFKLKAINEKNIEIENTIQAKNEILSIVAHDLRNPLTIIKSVTSLLALDDGPGEDYHENLQLIRASCDKASSIINDLLETAQNEIVNEFELERIELNEFLTLIIDEWVQNKMSQVSISFHHAGHPVYAYVHKEKMQRVMDNLISNALKFSGKNDRIEITLRNTNEHICIDVKDFGIGIPANLLPYIFDRFSKARRDGIRGEISIGLGLSIVQQIIKKHNGEIAATSTEENGTTFSIALPKAKL, encoded by the coding sequence ATGAGAATATATTTTTTTAGCAGAACTGATTTGCCGGGAAGGTCTGCTTTTTATTCTTATTACATCTTTCAAAATCTAAAAGCGGTAAAGCTTACCTGTATAGTTTATTTTCTTTTTTGCCTTTTAATAAGGATAATATTTACGGTATACGGTACACAGGTGCAAACCATTGCGCACATAGATAGCTTTAGTAATGCCAATTTGCTTGCCCTGGCAATAACACCATTATTTTACTTTGCCAGCATCTATCTTATAGGCCACTATCAAACAAGAAGCAAATTTCTGGCTATATCTCAAATATTTGTTTTCCTGTTCGCTTTATATATTATTACCAGCGGCATGCGTAATAGCTTCTTTTACATGTACAATCCCCGCAATACCCTATTAATGTATATGACGGGTTTAATCTTAGCAAGCATCTTTTTAACTTTTGAGTATTACGAAACAATTCTTATTACCTTAATAACCGGCCTTCTTTTTAGTATAATGCTACCTTTTTATATACACAATTTTAATGAATTGGCACTTAACAACCTGGCGTCGCTATTATTGCTAACTGTATTTTATTTTATATCCCGGTATTCCTTTTCATACAGGGCCGACAATTTTTTTAAATTAAAGGCCATTAACGAAAAGAACATCGAAATTGAAAATACCATACAGGCCAAAAATGAAATACTAAGTATAGTTGCCCATGATTTGCGCAACCCGCTTACCATCATAAAATCTGTTACCTCATTACTCGCTTTAGATGATGGCCCGGGCGAAGATTATCATGAGAACCTTCAATTGATAAGAGCATCATGCGATAAGGCAAGCTCCATTATAAACGATTTGCTTGAGACTGCCCAAAACGAAATAGTTAATGAATTTGAACTGGAAAGGATTGAGCTTAACGAGTTTCTTACCCTAATAATTGATGAATGGGTCCAGAATAAAATGAGCCAGGTTAGTATTTCCTTCCATCATGCGGGGCACCCGGTTTATGCATACGTGCATAAGGAGAAGATGCAGCGTGTTATGGATAACCTGATCAGCAATGCCCTTAAATTCTCCGGCAAAAATGATCGTATAGAAATTACACTGCGCAATACGAATGAGCATATCTGTATTGACGTAAAAGACTTTGGAATAGGTATCCCGGCCAACCTGTTACCTTATATTTTCGACCGCTTTTCAAAAGCCCGGCGCGACGGCATCCGTGGGGAGATATCAATTGGTTTAGGCCTGAGTATAGTACAGCAGATCATCAAAAAACATAATGGCGAGATCGCGGCCACCAGCACTGAAGAAAACGGAACCACATTCAGCATAGCCTTACCAAAGGCCAAGCTTTAG
- a CDS encoding alpha-amylase family glycosyl hydrolase: protein MKNVYLLLMGLLLVSVSSCKKSSVSGNDTGGGTTTTNPTGVDVPAGDGDGVTFINSGKSVVFNLYAPGKKSVSVIGDFNNWTPTAMKNSKDGTRWWVEVDNIDPNTEYSYQYYIDGSLKVADPYSHEILDPANDPAINTPNVVYPNLKAYPTGKTTGIVSDFEVNAPTYTWKNTSFTRPAQKNLVIYELLVRDFVATHTYQELTDSLNYIAKLGVNAIELMPVNEFEGNDSWGYNSNFMFALDKYYGTPNAYKAFIDACHSRGIAVIQDIVLEDQFGSSPMVRMYATSTDPSSGPSASNPWFDQANMHPDAVGWQLNHQQAATQYFTENVMKYWMQEYHIDGYRFDEAKGYTQVNSGTVSNDATEAAWAAYDQSRVNLWTKYNAYMKGLDPSFYVILEMFSANTEESAYANLGMMMWTNLSTPGEQATMGYPTNPSWDISGLFYDGYGFTQPYALVAYFESHDQERLQYKNEQYGNDQFPPYKVTDIPTGLKRDEMGAAFMFSSPGPKLVWEYGELGYDTSIDYPTNTDASRTADKPIYPAYKNDPNRKELFGVYKKMINMKIKNAVFATTNFTYSLAGYVKTIQLLDPSANVEVVGNFDVITHTATVNFPLAGTWYDNLSGTSITVNNTAYSMTLAPGEYHVYSNVVLNQ from the coding sequence ATGAAGAATGTTTACTTATTGCTAATGGGGCTTTTGCTCGTTAGCGTTAGTTCCTGTAAAAAAAGCTCCGTTTCCGGGAACGATACCGGAGGTGGGACAACAACTACAAACCCAACAGGTGTTGATGTACCCGCAGGTGATGGCGATGGGGTTACTTTTATTAACTCCGGCAAATCGGTAGTGTTTAACCTGTACGCGCCGGGGAAAAAATCGGTATCTGTAATAGGTGATTTTAACAACTGGACACCTACTGCCATGAAAAACTCAAAAGATGGCACACGCTGGTGGGTTGAGGTTGATAATATCGACCCTAACACTGAATACTCTTATCAGTATTATATTGATGGCTCACTTAAAGTAGCAGATCCATATAGCCATGAGATCCTTGATCCGGCTAATGATCCGGCTATAAATACGCCTAACGTTGTATATCCAAATTTAAAGGCCTATCCTACTGGCAAAACAACCGGTATTGTGAGCGATTTTGAAGTTAACGCGCCAACCTATACCTGGAAAAACACCTCTTTCACACGTCCGGCACAAAAAAATCTGGTTATTTATGAATTACTGGTGCGTGATTTTGTTGCCACCCACACTTACCAGGAGCTAACCGACTCACTTAATTATATAGCAAAACTTGGGGTAAATGCTATTGAGCTGATGCCGGTAAACGAATTTGAAGGCAACGACTCATGGGGCTATAATTCCAACTTTATGTTTGCGCTCGATAAATATTATGGTACGCCAAACGCCTACAAAGCTTTTATTGACGCCTGCCACTCACGCGGAATAGCCGTAATACAGGATATTGTTTTGGAGGATCAGTTCGGCTCATCGCCAATGGTACGCATGTACGCTACTTCAACCGATCCTTCTTCAGGCCCGTCTGCAAGTAACCCATGGTTCGACCAGGCAAATATGCACCCCGATGCTGTTGGCTGGCAATTAAACCATCAACAGGCAGCCACCCAGTATTTCACCGAAAATGTAATGAAATACTGGATGCAGGAATACCATATTGATGGTTATCGTTTTGATGAAGCAAAGGGCTATACCCAGGTAAATTCGGGCACCGTATCAAACGATGCAACTGAAGCCGCCTGGGCCGCTTATGACCAAAGCCGTGTTAACCTGTGGACAAAATACAATGCCTACATGAAGGGCCTCGATCCTAGTTTCTACGTGATACTGGAAATGTTTTCAGCAAATACAGAAGAATCAGCCTATGCCAATTTAGGCATGATGATGTGGACCAACCTGAGTACGCCGGGTGAGCAGGCAACCATGGGCTATCCAACCAACCCCAGCTGGGATATTTCGGGCCTGTTTTATGATGGCTACGGATTTACACAACCTTATGCACTGGTAGCTTATTTTGAAAGCCACGATCAGGAACGCCTACAATATAAAAACGAGCAATATGGTAATGATCAGTTCCCTCCATATAAGGTTACCGATATACCAACAGGCTTAAAGCGCGATGAAATGGGAGCAGCATTTATGTTCTCATCCCCCGGCCCTAAACTGGTATGGGAATATGGAGAACTGGGTTATGATACATCTATTGATTATCCAACCAATACCGATGCCAGCAGAACCGCCGATAAACCTATTTACCCAGCCTATAAAAATGATCCGAACAGGAAAGAGTTATTTGGGGTTTATAAGAAAATGATAAACATGAAGATCAAAAACGCTGTTTTTGCAACTACCAACTTTACTTATAGTCTTGCCGGTTATGTTAAAACCATACAACTGCTTGACCCTAGTGCAAATGTTGAAGTTGTTGGTAATTTTGATGTGATAACCCATACGGCTACCGTAAACTTTCCTTTAGCAGGTACATGGTATGATAACCTGTCGGGAACGAGTATTACTGTTAATAATACAGCATACAGCATGACCCTCGCCCCGGGCGAATATCATGTATATAGCAATGTTGTTTTAAACCAATAA
- a CDS encoding response regulator, whose product MEGTIKKILVIEDDKDIRDTIVYILEEEQYEVISSEDSKILKSIDSIKPDLVLLDNWLTDWKSDANGQQLSKELKTNPATSHIPVIIISAVSNIKEIAEAGLANGYLRKPFDLTELVGIVKRHLDK is encoded by the coding sequence ATGGAAGGCACAATCAAAAAAATTCTGGTAATTGAGGATGATAAAGATATAAGGGATACCATCGTTTATATTTTAGAAGAAGAGCAATACGAGGTAATATCATCAGAGGATTCCAAAATTTTAAAATCAATAGACAGCATTAAGCCTGACCTGGTGCTGCTTGATAACTGGCTAACCGATTGGAAAAGCGACGCCAACGGACAGCAACTGAGTAAGGAACTAAAAACAAATCCTGCAACAAGCCATATACCGGTTATCATTATTTCGGCAGTAAGCAATATCAAAGAAATTGCCGAAGCCGGCCTTGCCAATGGCTACCTGCGCAAACCCTTTGACCTTACCGAACTGGTAGGCATAGTAAAAAGGCATCTGGATAAGTAA
- a CDS encoding thymidine kinase translates to MQHTEDVFRRRGESGGSIEVICGSMFSGKTEELMRRLKRARIARLSVEIFSPKADTRYSDNALVSHNSNSIPSMPVSKASSILLPGSQVQVVGIDEAQFFDDELPEVCNALANKGVRVIIAGLDMDFQGKPFGPMPALMAIAESVTKLHAVCVKCGNPALYSYRIVPGDSQILLGEKESYEPRCRICYNT, encoded by the coding sequence ATGCAACACACCGAAGATGTTTTTAGAAGAAGAGGAGAAAGTGGCGGCAGCATTGAAGTTATCTGCGGTTCAATGTTCTCAGGCAAAACCGAAGAGCTTATGCGCAGGCTTAAGCGTGCCCGCATAGCCCGTTTAAGTGTTGAAATTTTTAGTCCGAAGGCCGATACCCGTTATAGTGATAACGCGCTGGTATCGCACAACTCAAACTCTATCCCATCCATGCCGGTGAGCAAGGCCTCATCCATACTATTACCGGGTAGCCAGGTACAGGTAGTGGGTATTGATGAAGCCCAGTTTTTTGACGATGAACTGCCTGAAGTTTGTAATGCATTAGCCAATAAAGGTGTACGTGTTATAATAGCCGGCCTCGATATGGATTTTCAGGGCAAACCATTCGGCCCCATGCCTGCCCTTATGGCAATTGCCGAATCAGTGACCAAGCTGCACGCGGTGTGTGTAAAATGCGGCAACCCGGCCCTGTACTCCTACCGGATCGTACCCGGCGATAGCCAGATATTACTGGGCGAAAAGGAAAGCTACGAACCCCGCTGCCGTATATGTTATAATACCTAA
- the rodA gene encoding rod shape-determining protein RodA: MNNPQRSFFFNVDWITVFLYLALCTIGLLNIHSAAYNPKYPSLFSMTTDYGKQFIYINIGIILGIFILLLESRLITALAPAFYGVTTLLLILVLVVGRNVGGNQAWISLGGGFRLQPSEFAKFSTCLMLARYLSGTNIKVSDFKSFLMAAGIILFPMALIMLQPDAGSTLVFSCLIFVLYREGLSPYFLILEGLFITLFVLTIKFNNLTYIVVALVIIAAIIIFFVKRNRKLVSTILVGLCITVAFVFSVKFLYNDVLKPHQKVRIDIVLGITSDLKGKGYNVNQSKIAIGSGKLWGKGYMQGTQTKYSFVPEQSTDFIFCTIGEEWGFAGSVVVLGLYLFLVLRIIRIAERQRSPFSRVYAYGAASVIFFHVVINIGMTIGIVPSIGIPLPFISYGGSSLISFTLLLFVLIKLDSNRMGIVYA, from the coding sequence ATGAATAATCCGCAACGCAGTTTCTTTTTTAATGTCGACTGGATCACGGTGTTTCTTTACCTGGCGCTATGCACTATCGGCTTGCTTAATATCCATTCTGCGGCATATAACCCAAAATACCCAAGCCTATTTAGTATGACTACCGATTATGGCAAGCAGTTCATCTATATAAATATAGGTATCATATTAGGTATATTTATTTTACTGCTGGAGAGTAGATTGATAACCGCGCTCGCACCGGCATTTTATGGCGTAACAACATTATTATTAATACTAGTACTGGTGGTTGGCCGTAATGTTGGCGGTAACCAGGCATGGATCTCTTTAGGCGGAGGCTTCAGGCTACAGCCATCGGAGTTTGCCAAGTTTAGTACCTGCTTAATGCTGGCGCGATATTTAAGCGGCACCAATATAAAAGTATCTGATTTTAAATCGTTCCTGATGGCAGCGGGCATCATACTTTTCCCAATGGCGCTCATCATGTTGCAGCCCGATGCCGGTTCAACCCTGGTATTTAGCTGCCTTATATTTGTTTTATACCGCGAGGGCTTATCACCCTACTTCCTGATACTGGAGGGCTTGTTTATCACCCTGTTTGTATTAACTATAAAGTTCAATAATCTCACATATATAGTGGTAGCGCTAGTTATTATAGCGGCAATAATTATATTTTTTGTTAAGCGAAACCGCAAGCTGGTATCAACCATATTAGTTGGCCTTTGTATAACGGTGGCTTTTGTTTTCAGCGTTAAATTTCTTTATAACGATGTATTAAAACCGCATCAAAAAGTACGTATTGATATTGTTTTAGGCATTACATCCGATCTGAAAGGCAAAGGTTATAATGTAAATCAATCCAAAATAGCCATAGGTTCGGGCAAGCTTTGGGGCAAGGGCTATATGCAGGGTACGCAAACCAAATACTCATTTGTACCCGAGCAAAGTACCGACTTTATTTTCTGTACAATTGGCGAGGAATGGGGTTTTGCAGGCTCAGTAGTAGTTTTAGGATTGTACCTATTTTTAGTACTCCGCATTATTCGTATTGCAGAAAGGCAACGATCGCCATTTTCACGCGTATATGCCTATGGCGCTGCCTCAGTTATATTCTTTCACGTGGTTATCAATATAGGCATGACCATCGGCATAGTGCCATCAATCGGCATACCGTTGCCATTCATCAGCTACGGAGGCTCATCATTAATAAGCTTTACATTACTGCTGTTTGTATTGATCAAACTCGACTCAAACCGGATGGGTATTGTTTACGCGTAA